GAATCTCCGGTCAGGGTCCAGGCAGGCCAGCTGGAGATGAAGCTGATTAGTGGGGAAGCTTAACTTCCAGGAGTGGAAGAATTTAGGAGGAATAAACAGAATGCACAACATTCTGGAAACATTCCTTTACCCAACAGTAGGAATACTCAGAGTGGGTGTGGCTTCTGTGGCAATCATCTCCTGGGAATCTAAGAATGTGTCCTAGAGTCAAATGGCTTTGATGTAAGCCAAACTTAGAAATGGGCTTCAGGGCTGCCTTGCACATAGCACTCATTCATCTTGAAAAAGGAAAGCATTCATCTTGCTAAAGGAATCCCCTCTTCTGGCCCAggccattatttttgtttttgtactatTCTAATTTTTAAGGTGTAAGGAGAAAgactgaagaataaaataatgaagtacaTGTATGAAATAACAGGGTAGAATTGAGACTGGTACGTGTAAGTTAAGAGAAATTGTGTATaaattttgtgtgaacataaagaGAATTTCTTGTTGCAAACAGACCTCTCCATATAAATAATACTCATTCCCTTGAGTGGATAGCAGACAACATCACAAGAACGTTCCAGCAGAGCCATGAGAGAATGGGTAGTGTGGCTTCTTTAATTGGCAGGTTAGACTGAGTAAGTTAGTGAATTGAAAGGAGTTGAAGGAGAAGATGGGTGAGGGCAAGAAAaatgggaaggggaaaggaaaggactgAAAGGAATGTTTACCAAGGGCTCATCAGGTACCAGGCTCTGTGACTAATGTCTTACACATGTTAATTTACTCTTCCACTGTCATTTTCTGATGCAGTAAGAGTCAGCCTTACactgcagatgaggaaagagcCTGAGGGAGGTCAAATGAATGGCCCAGGGTCATCCAGCCACTTCATAGCAGAGCTAGTGTGTTTCTCTGTGGTTTGTGCAGACAGAAAAGTGAGACATGGAAGGATGGCGGAGattgcagttagccatgattgtgccattgcactccagcatgggcaacaagagcgaaattccatcttaaaaaaaaattgtggtgacATGATATATCTGACACTGTTAACTTAGCCTCAGGAGCTACTTCTTGTGAAATTTTAATTACAGCATTATTCTTGGAAGCAAAGGAGACAGGCATAAGCAAGGGCAAATTAAGAGAGGTAAGAGTCTCATCATGATTGATAGTTTTGTTCTGACATCTTGAGAAAAGCTGTCCACAGTGTAAAGTCATCAACTTGCTGTCGTGGTTTGCAGTTTGACTGTCTCTAAGTTACGGTGTTGAACATTGGTGAGCTCTTAGTGGCCCACACCTCAGACACAAGCGTTTTCCCATGAAATTTACATAGAGTTGTCCACCTCTGGCTTATATGGCTTCAGCAACAGAGCCGCTCTTGTTCTTAATGATTTCATTGGAGAAAATTGAATTGGAAGAACTAAAAGAATTCAGGGTCCAGTCCAGTCTACCAGTGGATTATAAATACTCAAAGATAATGAACAGTGGTTCAATCTAGTAACAGGTGtactacagtttttcttttcaacatagtTTTTCTCTCTATAGgagtctctatttttaaaagacaattccAGTAGGAtgaatttgtttgcaaaataggtTGAGTCTCACCAAACTTGCCCAGATTTTTTACCTAAGTGCGGCAAGAGTAGCAAAGGACCATAGAGGCTCTTTTTAAACTTCGCTTTGCTAGAAGTTTTTAATAAGAATCTCAGATTAAACTTCCAAAAACCTCTTGAGACTAGGAATCCAAACCAAGGCCAACTTCAGATTTTGCCTGCATTCCCTATGGGTTTATTCTATGTATATTCTCAAATATAACatcccagtcaaagccttggtaatataACCAATGTTTTCAAATGTGTCCTGTTATAAAGAGAGCAGATTCTTACTGAACTTGTGCAAATAAGTTTATTACCGTAAACATATGAATACTGATGAATAGTTTCCCAATTCTGGGGCACTCAGAGAGCAAAagcaaatgtttccatttttgtttacaaaagtaTACTTTACCAATTGCCCAAAGAAAAAAGTTCATAAATCTGGAgaataaaacattcaaagaatcagcacattttcaaatagaaaattatgaGGACATTATCCTTTTGATTATTTAGTCCAATAacattgagtttttttcttctttgttttgaatTTCATGAAGGTATCAGTCTgttcattaaaattttgaaagttcttagtccagtggtgtgatcttgaagTTGTCCGAAACTTGTATTCCAGAGTCCTTGTCAGAGTCTTTTCCATAAATCCCCttgaagaaaaagcaattttgGACTGTAGCTGATTGTAAATACTTGAGGAAGAATCAAAGCAACTGTCCGGGAATGACAAAGATTTAAAATGACTATGGGTAAAAATCTAATGAGAGTTTAGTGTGGTAAAGACACAGCTCACATAGAAATCTAGTTATTTCTGTGGCATATGACACTATGATAACATACTTgatttccagaatttcatataatttttagaatactcattaaaaaaaactttttttgagacggagtctcactctgtcacccaggctggagtgcagtggtgcaaactcagttcactgcaagctccctctcccgggttcatgccattctcctgcctcagcctcctgagtagctgggactacaggtgcctggcaccaagcctagctaattttgtttttgcctttttaggagagatggggtttcaccgtgttagccaggatgaccttgatctcctgacctaatgatctgcccacctcgaccccccaaactgctgggattacaggcctgagccatcgtgcccagcctagaatacTCATATTATTAACATTcccataaatattatttagagaAGGTTTAGCATCACTTATCacttatttgaaaatgctttctatataatttaacatatcaaataagGTGGTTTTTCCATTCAGCTTCTGTTTCCAAACTGGATTACTGAGTTCTTGGTGTAGCCCATTCATAAATAGGGCCAAAAAAGTATAATCTTATGTATGTTGAAAAAGGTCCTTAGGTAATTCCAGTACTTCCAGCTGAAAATCATTGATTTAGTTTTAAGTTCTACCTATTACAACAAGAGTTCTCCATCCTTGTTACATGTTAGTAGTGTCAGGGAAGACTTAAAAATTACCAATGCCTGGGTCCCTCTCCAGACCTTTAAACTGCAACTAATGGGTGGGGCTTGAgcatcacttttaaaaatgttttccagtgATTCCAATGTGTAGCTCTATTTCCCATcagatttctctgatttcttgtggcattcaattttttctattttggtatCATGAATATTTTCAGCTCTCATTTCCTGTCTTAGGCTTTATGTCTCCTGGGGTAGGGACCTTGCCTTCtccatttctgtatcttttttgaACACATGAACTTGtcatcagaaaaaaatctcaaccaCACATAGGTTGTGTTCTGAGTCTCAGGTTCACATATTAATCCTAAAGTCTTTGTTCTCCTTGAGGTCAGATGTTGCTTCTGACGAAGGGTGTGGTTAAGTCTGCAGTGCAGATGGTGGAGGGGATTTCACTCTGTTTTTAGATATAACATTGGAACTAAGAATTTTATGTCTACATGGGTGAAGGGGCAGGGATGTGTAGGAAGACAGTTCTAATTAGGATGGAGGAATTATACTAGGAAGTAGAGGTAAAGGAAGTGAGAAGGCTTAGTAAATAGAAGAAATGTGAACTTATCAAACAGGCTAGAGCAGACCCCTGGAGATTCTTGATTAAGTGAATTAACTAGATTTTAGAAAGGTAATGAGTCAGTCATGTGCAAGGAATGTTTCAAAGTCTGGAGACAAGAAGTCAAGCAATACTTTGAGAAGTGGTTGAGCTTTATGGGAATGGAGAGAATTACACTATTGAgacatgttaaaaataatgaagagggtttcaccatgtgaaatTGTGTTTCTCATTTGAATCTGAGAAACAAATGAGCAGAGGCTGGAGATAATTATGTCTAAAAGACAGTGGGGTACAGGGAGCATAAAGGCCAGGGAGAAAGGGAACTGCAGGAATTAGGGCTGAGAAACAGGATTttagaggaggaaggaggagatccAGTCCCAGATACAGGCAAATAAGACTTTTCCCTCACCCAAGCATGGCAGTCAGCCCTGCAGGAACCAGGATAAGAGAAAAGGCCATCATACCTGCCAGTCTTCCTGAAATACAGAAATGACATCATGGCTGCTCTAATGGATTAAGGCCAGGAAGACGTCCTGTTCCTGAAGGAGCTGTCacggaaagaaaagaaaagaaggaatgaaggtgATGTTGTTTTACGTGGGGGATCCTCAGGAACAAGCATGTAACATGAGGTACTCTAGAATTGTTTCTTCAAGGACTACATTGTTTCTGTTGGAAAATTGATGGGAGATGATGATATTCTTGcagttttttttccctcccaccATGTTTCTAGGTTGGTGATCAGTCCTCTGTCAATTCTCTACTGCACTCAGATATTTTGGAAGGTTTTCGGATGTGAGAAAGGCTGATTGCTATTTTCTATGTCATTAGAACTTGCCACCTTTGCACCTTTTCGTGGTTGCATCTTTTTCTCAGTGTCTCTGTTGTGGCAGCCATGAATGAGACCCTGCCAGGTCTCCATGGCAGGGAACTGATTGACAGAAGGCCCACATCAGCGCATTTCAAATTCACCACCTCCTTTgcacagaaagcttctttcccACAGGCTCCCAGCAAGGGTGTGAAAGCAAGCCTAGTTCTCTGAGGCTCTCTTTAACTCTAATGGGTGACTGGTTGGAGGACTCCCCATCAGCCTtgcaaaaactcttagaactgcaTTGGTAcctaaaacttctttctctttctttttcacaggAATTAGCTCTGTATAGTGGTCTGTGGGTTCTCCCATGCTACCTTCATGCGTGTCCCACATTCCCTCACAGGTGTCTTCCCTGATCAATTATCTTATATGTCTAATCCCATCTTGGATGCATCTCAGTTGGTAAGAACTAACATACCAGGCTTGATTCTTTGcactcagctttttttctttctctcccacaaGCAGTCAGTAACCATGTCCTCGTGTTTTATGTGTTACCTATTTTTCCATATACATATGGAAAAAGGTAGGTACTGTTGAGGggcacttcctatgtgccaggccctgtgctaaatactttacctgtatctcatttaatccacacaataaCCCTGGGAGGTagacattatttccattttgccgATGAAAAGACAGAAGCTTAAAGCGGTGTAAAAACTTTCCTGGTGTCATATGGCTAATGACAGGTGGATCTGAGATTTGATTCTAGGACTATTTGACCTCAAGGCTAATGATGATGGTAGTAATATAGCAGCTGACATTGGATCCTCTGTGTGTGGCATCTTGTTTCATTGACTGTATTAAACCTTTAAAGAATGGTATGAAGAAAGCACTCTCATTGCAATTTTCAGGTGAGGAATCAGACGTTCAGAGAAGTTGAGTCTTGTGCAAGAAATGTATAACTGTAAACTCTCacattaagaaagaagaaagatctcaggTGAACAACCTACGTTAATACTTCAGGAtatgaaagaagaataaactAAACCCAAGCACAGTGAATGAGGGAAATAATAAGGATTAGagtagatataaataaaatggagaatggaaagaaacaaaattaatgaaaccaaaagttgattcttcaaaataaaatcaacaaaattgacaaccaTTAACTagattgactaagaaaaaaagggaaaagtttaaaattactaaaatcagaaatgaaagtggactCCGAGCATGGTGGGTCACGTtttagtcctagcactttgggaggtcacaaCCGAAGGATTTCTTGAGACCAGGTGTTTGGACCAGCATAGGTAACCTGaggggaccctgtctctacaaaaaaaaaaaaaaaaaaacacaaaaacgaattagcttggcatggtggcatggacctgtaatcctagcatcttgggaggctgaagaaggagaattgcttgagcccaggaggttgaggctgcagtgagccataatcacaccactgaaTTCCATCCTGGGCTGGCCggcagagtgagagtctgtctctccctcttcaaaaaaaaagagaaatgaagcatgaagagatTACTACcaattctaataaaataatgattacaaAAGTACTATAAATAattgtatgccaataaattggataacctagatgaaGTAGACAAACTccaagaaacacacaaaaatatgaatagaacTATAATCAGTAATAAGATTGAATCaataaaagcatttgatgaaattcaatattttttcataataaaaacattctaaGGTTGGAAGGAAACCACCTCAACATAAattcaatttgtgaaaaatacaatgctaacatcatactccatggagaaagactgaaagctttccctgTATGagcaggaagaagacaaggatgcctgcttttgactattttattcaacatagtactgaaaggtCTAGTCAGAAAAATTAGGCAAgagtttaaaaaaagacattcaaattggaaggaaggaataaaattatttctgtttactGATAACTTGaacttatatgtagaaaatcctaaagatggAACAAACCTAttagaattaagaaataaattcagcaaCGTTGcacaatacaaaatcaacattcaaaCATCAGTTCTATTTCAACACACTAACCATGAAAAATCTGAacggaaattaagaaaaaaagatttcaatttatattaacatcaaaaagaataaaatatttaggagtaaGTTTAAGCAAACAGGTGAAATAATTTTACCTGAAatctacaaaatactgctgaaagaaatgaactatgacatcaataaattgaaagatatattttgttttcgtgaattggaagactcaatattgttaggAGGACAGTGCCACCCAAAGTGAGCtgcagattcaatacaattcctatcaGAATCTCCGTGACatttttgcagaaaaagaaaaatctgtcctaaaatttatattgaatctCATGACTCTAAATAGACACACAGCTTTGAAGAGGAAGAATGAAgatggaggactcacacttcctgatttcagcaTTTACTACAAAGCCCCAGTAATCAatacagtgtggtactggcataaaggaGGACATAGAAATTAGTGAAATATAATAGCCCAGGAAGAAATGCTTGCATATATGGCCAAATGATTTTCATCGAGTGTGCCAAGATCGTTCAGTGGGGAAGGGACAGTGTTCTCACCAAATGATAttgggaaagctggatatccaAGGGCAAGAAGAGTGGAATCTTTACCTAAcatcatgtacaaaaattaacccacaatagatcaaagatctaaatgtaagagcaaaaactatacaactcttagaagaaaagcttcatGATACTGGATTTCAGAATGATTTCTTGGTTGTAACAACAAAAGCATAGgcaagaaataaaatggataaaatggacttcataaaaatcaaaatgttttacgtatcaaagaacattatcaagaaattaaaaaggcaacccatgaaatgatacaaatatttacaaattatatgtgTGATAAGAAATTAACTTCCAGAATACATGAAAAGCTACAAGTCAACAACAGCAAACATCCAAAAACCCAAttacaaaatgaacaaaggattAAAATAGAgttttctccaaggaagatatacaaatatccaATAAGCCCACGCAAAGTTCCTCAGCGTCACGAATActtagagatatgcaaatcaaaaccacaatgttaCACCACCTCACACACTTTAGGGTGGCTTTGATAAACAACAACAATGGCAGCAACAAAATCAACAGGTGTTTTCAAGTAGATGGAAAAATTGGAGCTCTAgtgcattgctgatgggaatgggaAATGTTATAGCCACTGGAAAAAGTGCTGtggctctttctcaaaaaattaaacaacaaattgCCATTTGATCCAGCGATTCCACTTCTGGACATACTCCCcatagaactgaaagaaatttgaacaaatatttgtacactgaTGTTCAGAgaagcattactcacaatagccataaaatggaaacaactgaaaAGTCCATTGAAAGAGAAGTGGGTAGGCAAATGAGGTGTATCTATACATTGAAATGTTATTCAACCTTAACAAGGAATAAAATTCCAATACATCGTgcaaaatggatgaaccttgaagatattatgctaactgaaataagccacacacaaacggataattattatataattccatttataaaaggTAGTTAGAATAGCCAGttatgtagagacagaaagtagaatggtgggtgcTAAGGGTTAGGGGAAGAAAGGGTGAGAGTTACTGTTTATTGAGTACAGAGGTTTAATATGGTAAgaggaaaaagttctggaaatggatagtgtgatggttacacaacaccAAATTGCACACTTAGAAATAGTTAATGGTGTcttatatgagatatatataaagTGTCTGGTAGTCTTACCCTCTCTATAATTACACAGTTTTTGGCACTGCCCCTTTCCTGCCATGCAGAGCCCCAGGGGTGAATCTCCCTATTTCTCCAGCTCTGTGTCAGTCACTGTCCTCTGTAGTGAGTCCCACGTGCTGTGCCCACAGCCTCATACAGCCGGTGACTTCAGAGCCAGGATGCAGCTCCGGAGTCTGCCCTGAGGCTCCCTCTCTTCTCATTTCCCTGCAGCCTGGCCCGGGGGAGGCTTGGCTTCAACTGGCAGCTCGATTTAGCCAAATTCAGCAGAGACCACCAGGGCTCTTTCTCCACACATGCTGGTCCCACCCAAGGTGGAGTCAGGCATGGCCAGTCACCAGAGGAGCCCGGAGCAGAGCAGGAAGCAGAGTCTGAGCTGCTCCTCCCTCACCCAAGGGGCTTCCTCCTCTCATTTGGAGGAAAAGTGTGAGCTTGTTTCAAAGCATCAGATGTTCTTTGTAGCTCATTTAATAGGTACAAGCAAACAAAGACGTGGCAGAAGGGGATGTGTTGGTGACAGCGAGAATCTACTACATAGGGCTCAGGGCTGATAAAGCCCCCTCCCTACCTTTCTCAGGCCAGACACAAAGTCAGccatgagaaaagagaaaaacaaggagaAGAGAGTCTGTAGAGACAAATTGGGAGGGTTCAGGAGGAGAATTTGGGATTTGCTTGTGCCCATGGGACACAGGCTGGGAATAAGAATGTTTTCCTGACTCTTCTCTGAAAACCAGATAGACTCCACCTAAAACCCTATTGCCAAGGATGTTGGGATCCACTTACCAATGACTTTGACTGTTATGGATTTGGAGCTTTCCTTGCCAGTGGCTGAGTTACGAACAGAGCAAGCATAGAGCCCGCTATGCTTTGTAGTAATTTGGGGGATAGAGAGATTTTGTCCTGATAGGTGAAACTTCCCATTAATTGTCCAAGAATATTCTGCCGGTGGGTTAGAGTCCGCGAAGCAGGACAAGTAGAGGTTTTCTCCTGAACGGTAATAGGCGAATGAAGGGTAAATGCTGGGGAGGTCTGGACCATCtggagcaaaaagaataaagccacagGTGATGTCATCCACGGGAAGGGGATGCTCCTGGTCTCTTAAAGGGACACAGTGACCCTCTGAGCCAAGACACACCCTCAAGTCCCAGCCAAACCCCTCTATGTTCACTGAGCCGAAGCCTGAGGTCTTCACCTGTTTCTCCCATCACAAGCTGTGGGCCACAAGTCTCCCATGACAAGAGCGTCCCCTCCCCTTATATTCTTGGTTAAGGCTGTGCCAACCCAGGGCAGGGAGTCATGGCCAGCTCAGATGTCCAGAAGTAAAGGTGTCTATACTTGGAACGGAGGAAACTGAGAGGCCTGGCCTCTGGTCGTTTGGATTTAAGCTTGTGTCCTGGCCCACAGAGGAACAAAAGATACTCACAGAGGACATTCAGGGTGACTGGGTTACTGCGGATGCCACCATATCGGTCCCGTATTTCACATTCATAGggtcctgtttcatttcttatgaCACTGGGTAGAATGAGGATCCTATTTTCAATGGGTCGCTTTACCCTGGGACTGACTGGGAGTCTCCAACCATTTATCCACCACCTGTAGGTGTAGTTCTTACTCTTAGGTTCGCAGGTGAAGGATAAGACATCCTTATTCTCCCTGGGGTTTAAGTTGTTGATGGTGATGTAGGGCTTGGGCAGCTTCGCTGTGTGGATAACAGAGAGAAGATTGTCCTTTGTGGCACCTTTGATTCCTCCACAGGCATCCTTCAATCAGAGTTGAcatctcccacctctcagcccacCGAAGTCCTTGAAAGCCAATAGCTGTTGCATGTGTCACAAGACAGATGCATGATGATCTAAGGGCTCAAAGACTGTGAGGCCGCCTGCTATGTCTTAGGGAAGCACAGACTTTCTCAAGTGTCAATTGAGAAGCAGTGTTGGTTCATGGACAGACACGTCAGTGGGAGTCACAGCCCCTGGTACCCCTCCCAGTAACTCCCTAATCAGTTGACTGGCTGGCTCTCCTTGGGTCCTTACCAGGAATGTGCAACTGCTGGGCCCTTCCAAATTCCATCCTACTTTTCCCCCCTAGATGTgatttctctgcagcttccattTCCAAGGACATTCTAGAGATGAGTTATAATGGGACTTCCCATTGTCCTGAAACCCTGAAGATACTGagcagccaggcctgggactGGATGTTTCAGCAGAAATAACACAGGGGAGAACAGAGTCAAGCCTGGAGATCAGTTCTGTCATCAGGCAGTGGAGGCACAAGGTGGGGCAGTTTTTTGCAGGTGTTTCATGATGACTTACTTGAACCAGTGCCTTCTAAAGATAGAACAGAGTGCAAGGAATGATCTAGAAAGAGTGAAGGGGACAGGCAAGAGCTTGTGGCTTTGGAGCAGAACCATGCTCCCTGTCCTGGGTTCTTTAAGTTTCCTCTCCTTCTGCAGAGGGCAAGTGAGGACCATGTGGATCTTTCCagaaatacatgtggacatttgcaAATGCAGGTCTGACTAGTGGAAAGGGTGGGAATGAACTGCTGGAAATCTGATCCTCATGGGCCATGTGTGTTTGATGGATATGAGACAAACTTGGAGAGaagtcttgcaaatattttctttcactggacattctactctctgattcCATGGGTTCGACTACTCTAgggacctcatgtaagtggaTTCCAGAGTGAATATGAGAAGAGACTgctggttgccaggagctgggaatGGGGAGAATCAGACGTTGTTCATGGCTGTGCAGTTTCAGGTATGCAAGGTGGGgaggttctagagatctgctgtacagctTGATGCCTATAGTTCACACAGATTGAGTATTTCTTCTGCATAAGACTTAGGACAAATagtgttttggatttctgacGTTTTttgattatgaaatatttttcatatacttactggtttagcatcccaaatctgaaacattcaaaatctaaaatgttCCATACTGGCCATGCTGCACTCGTATGTTTTGAAGGCTTTGGGATGTGAGAAAGGCTGATTGTTATTTTCTGTGTCATCAGAACTTTCCACCTTTCCATGGCTGCATCTTTTTCTCAGTGTTTCTGTTGTGGCAGTCATTAGTAAGAGCCTGTCATGTCagatttttcagacagagttttcTAGTTCTGCAAAAAATATTACTGGGATTCTGGTAGGGGTTGCATTGAATCCGCAACTCATATTGGGTAGTATTGTCTTTctaacaatgttgattcttccaatccatgaaaattaaatgtctttccaTGTATTGatatcatctttaatttctttcaacaatgttttgtagttttcagggaATAATCATTTGACCTTTTTGGTTAaacttattccaaaatattttattccttttgatgttAATGTCaattgaaattcttttcttaatttcctttgagattgttcattgttagtgtatagtcTAAAGAATGATCTAGGAAGAGTGAAGGGGACAGGCAAAAGCTGGTGGTTTTGTAGCAGAAACATATTCCCTGTCCTGGGTTTTtgattttccctcttcctttgcAGAGGGCAGGTGGCTCTTCCCTGATAGCTAGATAGACTGCACTGGAAAACATATTGCCAGTGCTCCAGGGATCCACTTACCAATGACTATGATCCTCTTGATTATGAGATTTGTTCCTCCAGTGGCTGAGTTATTGATGAAAGAGACATAGACCTCTCTATATGTTTTAGTTATTTGGGGGATAAAGAACACTTGTGCTGATTGCTGGAACTTCCCATCATTCAGCCAAGAATGCTCTACCAGTGGGTGAGGGTCTGTGAGGCAGGAGAGCTTGGGGACTTCTCCTGTATGGTAATAGGTGTGTGAGGAAGCAATGGTGGGGGCATCCAGGCCATCTGGAGCAAGGAGAATAAAGTCACAGGTGATATTGTCAGAGGGAAGGGAAACTCCTGGTCTGTGGAAGGGCCACAGTGGCCCTATGAGCCAAGTCACAACACTGAAGTCCCAGCCAAATCCCCGCTGTGTTCACTGATCTGGAGCCTGAGACATTCACCTGTTTCTCCCATCACAAGCTGTGGAGCCTGAGTCTCCATGACAGGAGCAGCCTCTTTTCTCCAATTGTTGATCAAGCCTAGGCCTACTCTGGTTTGCCTGGGGCAGAAAGTCATGGCCAGCTGTGATGTCCAGGGGTAAAGGTCTCTGTACTTGGACCTGAGAGGGACTGAGAGGCCTGGACTCTGACCATGTGTATTTGGGATGGCAGCCTGGCTCCTAGAGGAACAGAAGATACTCACCGAGGAGATTCAGAGTGACTGGGTCACTGCGGCTGGCACTCACTGGGTTTCGTATTTCACATTCATAGGGTCCTGTAATATCCTTTGTGACACCAAATAGAAAGAGGGTCCTGTTGGTTTCAGACAGCTGCAACCTGTGCGTCACAGGGAGGCTCTGACCATTCATCCACCACAGGTAGCTTGCATCTGGAGTCTCAGGATCACAGGTTAAGATCACCATCTCCATGTCCTCCCTGGGGTTTAAGTTGCTGCTGGAGATGGAGGGCTTGGGAGTGTCCACTGTgtggagaacagagagaagattgcCTTGTGTGGCACCTTTGATTCCTCTAAAGGAATTTTTCAATCAGAGTTGGCATTTCCCACCTCTCAGCCCACCCAACTCCTTAAAAGCCCATGGCAGGTGTGTGTGTTACAAAAGAGATGCATGGCAATCTGAGGGCTCAGAGATTGTGTGGCTGCCTGCTTTATGTGGGAGAAGCACAAACTTTCTTAAGTGTGAATTGAGCAGCAGCATTGGGTCACGGAAAGACACAAGACCAGCAGGCACAGCCCCTGGTGCC
This Nomascus leucogenys isolate Asia unplaced genomic scaffold, Asia_NLE_v1 001121F_53221_qpd_obj, whole genome shotgun sequence DNA region includes the following protein-coding sequences:
- the LOC115833976 gene encoding pregnancy-specific beta-1-glycoprotein 3-like isoform X2 is translated as MGLLSAPPCTQRITWKGLLLTASLLNFWNPPTTAQVMIEAQPPKVSEGKDVLLLVHNLPHNLASYSWHKGRMMDLHNYITSYVVARQIIISGPAYSGREKLYSNASLLIQNVTREDAGSYTLHIRQPGDGIRGASAHFTYTLHLDTPKPSISSSNLNPREDMEMVILTCDPETPDASYLWWMNGQSLPVTHRLQLSETNRTLFLFGVTKDITGPYECEIRNPVSASRSDPVTLNLLAKLPKPYITINNLNPRENKDVLSFTCEPKSKNYTYRWWINGWRLPVSPRVKRPIENRILILPSVIRNETGPYECEIRDRYGGIRSNPVTLNVLYGPDLPSIYPSFAYYRSGENLYLSCFADSNPPAEYSWTINGKFHLSGQNLSIPQITTKHSGLYACSVRNSATGKESSKSITVKVIAPSGTGRLPGLNPLEQP
- the LOC115833976 gene encoding pregnancy-specific beta-1-glycoprotein 4-like isoform X1; the encoded protein is MGLLSAPPCTQRITWKGLLLTASLLNFWNPPTTAQVMIEAQPPKVSEGKDVLLLVHNLPHNLASYSWHKGRMMDLHNYITSYVVARQIIISGPAYSGREKLYSNASLLIQNVTREDAGSYTLHIRQPGDGIRGASAHFTYTLHLDTPKPSISSSNLNPREDMEMVILTCDPETPDASYLWWMNGQSLPVTHRLQLSETNRTLFLFGVTKDITGPYECEIRNPVSASRSDPVTLNLLAKLPKPYITINNLNPRENKDVLSFTCEPKSKNYTYRWWINGWRLPVSPRVKRPIENRILILPSVIRNETGPYECEIRDRYGGIRSNPVTLNVLYGPDLPSIYPSFAYYRSGENLYLSCFADSNPPAEYSWTINGKFHLSGQNLSIPQITTKHSGLYACSVRNSATGKESSKSITVKVIETGSPQVTYAGPNTWSQEILRL